The nucleotide sequence TGTGTATGTAGTATTAGAATATGTAACGATATGTATAGAGATATATTGGTCATTCCTAAGACCAAGATCCAAAGGTTTGGATTTGGTTTTAGAAATCGATCAGTATATGTCATTATTATACTGGCGGAGCGACAAGAAGCGCGCGCGGATCTAGAAACTGATTAATTAGTATTCAATTCCATATATGAAGGTGTAGTAGATAAAAACTAACTAGATATATAGGAGATTATTGAAACCGATtacaacttcttcttggaagcACTGGCGTAGTCGGCGTAGACATCCAATGGGGAAGGAGTCAAAGGTTGGACTTCCCACAAGTTTGGAGTCAAGAAACCGTAAGTGTTACCGATAGCGACGAAAGCAGCCTTCAAGGTGTTTTCCAAGGTTCTGGTGGAACCAGTGGAGGAAGTGTAGACATCTTCAACACCAGCGAATTgcatcaacttcttgacGGCTGGGGAGGCGACGATACCAGAACCTCTTGGGGCTGGGATCAATCTAACGGAAACGGAACCACACTTACCAGAGGTCTTGGTGACCAAAGAGTGAGGTTGACCCAAGTTGGTACCCCAGTAACCTCTTCTGATTGGGATAACAGACAACTTAGCAATGATGATACCAGCTCTGATGGCACCAGCAACTTCCTTAGCGGTCTTGATACCCAAACCAACGTGACCGTTGGAGTCACCAACAATGACGACGGCCTTGAATCTAGTTCTTTGACCAGCTCTGGTTTGCTTTTGGACAGGCTTGATGTTCATGACCTCGTCCTTCAAGTTTGGCAACAATTGGTCGATGATTTGGAATTCCTTGACTGGCAAAGAGTGCAAGAAGATTTCTTCGACGGAAGAGATCTTACCGGCCTTCACCAATCTACCCAACTTGGTGACTGGAACCCAACCCTTTTCTTCGGTGTCTCTTCTACCACCTCTTCTACCACCTCTGCCACCTCTGGCACCACCGAAACCACCTCTACGTGGAGCTTGACCTTGAGCTTGTGGAGCGGACATCTTGATATGCTGTACTGTTATAACTTGTCGGGATTGGAACACGGAAAGTTGATGATGGTAACTTTCGATCGACAATGAACAATGCTTGGGGGAGTTAAGACTAATACTACAAACTATTATTTAaacgaaacaaaacaaaaacctGTTTATTGTTCCAATGATGGATGGGTCGGTCAACtgaaaagtttaaaagTATGGTTAGTTAGTTTGCCAGAGTCTGCGCTCTGGTGAAACTTTCCCCCATGCCCAAAGGCCAAaagcttgaaaaaaaaaaaaaattgtcaaaaaaaaaagaaacaaaccCATACTTTCAGGCGTTTGCCGTAGGATGCGTCCGATCACGTGCCGAGTTTGTCGTGCGTTTCGCTTCCCTTCGTTCGCTTATGCTTCGTTTTCTCCTCTATCCTCTGTATTCCTAAACGGGAAACACCGATTTATGtaaagaaaacacaaaacacACAGAGAACAACACCCGTGCATCCAAGATACCTGCTACCTAAATCCCAGGTGCACAGGTGTATCCAACAGTCAGTCCCGCGACAGCCACACCCAACACCCACACCCCACCGTCCATGACGTTTTGCGCTCTCCGATTTTGCCATTATACTGTCTAGCTAGCtgcctcttttttttgctgTCAAGGTAGAGGTGCTGCCGGTGGACAGCACTGGCAGGCAGCAGTAGATGGGCCCACTTGGGGCCGCTTGGAGCCGCATTTCGGGCCTCTAACACGCAGTAGCTGTTGTCTCGCAACGCTGTGTTAATTACCCCCGCTATCCGGTGCTGTCGCTGCGCTTTTCTTCGTCCGGAGATGGATGGCCTGGCCTGGCCTGGCCTGGACACAGAACAATGGCGACAGAATACCTGCACTACACTACGTACTACTAGCTGCTATCTGCTAGGTAAACGACCAACGGGCCCTCCCAGCTCGCTAGAAACTGGCGAAACCAAAATCCTGTCCTGGCCCGTTGATACCTTACGTTTTCTCTTCGCAGTCCCCTGGGCAATCTTCTACGGAGTCATTATCAAAAGAggaaattaaaaattaaGGTACTAAAGGACTTGCCGATAGTATAAAAGAACGGAAACATCGATTAAATAATTGCTTCTTGCTCTGGAGAAAGCAGgaatatataaatatatgtaatattatatatatatgtatttatatattacaGGATACCAAGCATAAAAGGTATTATCATATATCTGTACTGTCTAAGATACGGAAATAGACGGTGTGAGACAAAAGTATAGCAATAAAAGTATTATAAGAAGAATTCGTTATGTCATCCGAGAAGCATGATGTCAAGGAAGCCGGTAAGGACGTTGGAAAGGACGTGAAGGAGACTGCCAAGGAAGTTAAGGCAGCAGCCAAGGATAAGGCTTCGCGTGCAGCCAAGGAAGCGCATGGTGCGGTCGATAAGGCGCAAGATGAGTTTAAGAAACAGGTTAACAATGCAGAAGGGATTCTGAAGCCATACTGGGACAAGTTTGTGGAATTTGTGAGCAATGTTGCCAGCACGACTGCTGGGGCCACGCAGGCAGCTGTTTCTAACGTTGCGTATGGTACTTCCAAGGCAGCTTCTGTGGTGTTCCACGAGTTGCAGAACCCTGTTGTCGCGGTGAATGCGATACTCGGAGCTGCGTCGATAACCACAATTTTGAACGGTTACGCACACAAGAAGCGTTTCTTGAAGGACAAGTCGGACCAGGACATTTGCTTGATCGTTTCCGGTCTAAGTGCTTTTGTCGCTGCTGATGCGTATGTAAGCTACAAGAACTACAAGAAGTTTGATAAGAAATGAATGAGTCAAAGCAGGAGTCAactagctagctagctgTCCTCCCTTTTCTACTTTTCgctctctctctctctccctctatcttcctttttttttttcctattTCTGTATACTGTATACTGTCTGTATCTGACGTACTGTGTACTCACATATTCATCGCCATTCATTATGCCGTCCcgtctcttctctttccaGTCTTCTTTACCTTTGGTATGGGTTTGTACTTTAGTCTTGGTCTGTGTAATCTCCGTGCCGATCAATCAAGGGACTAACTTTAAAATTTCAGCTGATGCCAATACTTAAAATGAAGTCATTTCAACAATTGAGAAGATGTAAAAAAGGGAGACAGGAAAGTTGGTATAAAGGGTGGTGTGAACGGTGGATTGCAGTGGTTCCGGGAGTTGTTTTATCAGTTTATCCAACATGCAACGGTCTAcatc is from Kluyveromyces marxianus DMKU3-1042 DNA, complete genome, chromosome 2 and encodes:
- the RPS2 gene encoding 40S ribosomal protein uS5; this translates as MSAPQAQGQAPRRGGFGGARGGRGGRRGGRRDTEEKGWVPVTKLGRLVKAGKISSVEEIFLHSLPVKEFQIIDQLLPNLKDEVMNIKPVQKQTRAGQRTRFKAVVIVGDSNGHVGLGIKTAKEVAGAIRAGIIIAKLSVIPIRRGYWGTNLGQPHSLVTKTSGKCGSVSVRLIPAPRGSGIVASPAVKKLMQFAGVEDVYTSSTGSTRTLENTLKAAFVAIGNTYGFLTPNLWEVQPLTPSPLDVYADYASASKKKL
- the OM14 gene encoding Om14p is translated as MSSEKHDVKEAGKDVGKDVKETAKEVKAAAKDKASRAAKEAHGAVDKAQDEFKKQVNNAEGILKPYWDKFVEFVSNVASTTAGATQAAVSNVAYGTSKAASVVFHELQNPVVAVNAILGAASITTILNGYAHKKRFLKDKSDQDICLIVSGLSAFVAADAYVSYKNYKKFDKK